Below is a window of Humulus lupulus chromosome 9, drHumLupu1.1, whole genome shotgun sequence DNA.
ATAAAAGGAGTTATGTGTTTTAGCaagaaagggaagttgagcctgagatatataggtccatttgaaatTTTGGACAGAGTTTGGCAAGTTGTGTATGGTTTGGCACTTCCCCCTACACTCTCTAAAACGCATAATGTCTTttacatctcgatgttgcgtaagcaCATGTCGGATCCCTCCCATGTCTTGAGTTATGAGCCGTTACAGTTGATGCAGGACCTGAGTTACGATGAACAGTTTGAGCGTATCATTGAAGAGGGAGTCAAGCAACTGAGGTTCAAGaagattccattagttaaggttcTGTGGAAGAATATTACGAagagagaagcaacatgggagctagaggaggacatgagagaaagatactcCGAGTtgtttggtaagaaagaattttgggatgaaatttggtatattgtagcgcaccaattttgttttttaatttttattattatttgttaatgtaacgccctggaaagccaagactgttacactatgtatttaaatagtgctagactcgctaaacgagtcattttgtCATAAaggtgtaactaaatgtgattaacagctTAAGGTTAAAAAAATTGGACGAAAGGAACAACCGTTTTATTAAAATGTTAagtttttacatgggatcccataataaacatttacaaatttgtttacagttccaaaagggtaattacaactcaaaatgttacaatcagctgacctaagcgacaaaatagggtttaaccctagttcttctaagaaacctcggtcgtggtggttaagcagctgcatatgtacacgtcgccaccaaagctctccaactcatggctggtcctacttcccttttcccttatttgcaccacatagcatccgtgagccaaggctcagcaaaaaaacttaaacatgctcataagtaatTAATAACATATTATTGAATCAtattaagcatgcctagcagtaataaccctactcatgcatgcatccTATTCATATAAATGATTACAGTGTCATATCGAGGCCAGTTTCCCTAATTAACTGACAAATAAGTCATACTGGGGCAcgttgccctaggatatgggactaataagtcaccatgGGGTCTGTTGttttatcctctgtataaccagccttgaagCTGCCCTAGCGTATCTGGCGCTTTAaatttccatgaccattgggtcaaACAAGCGTATAATGTGCTcttgattaggcataaccatattgaATAGCGCTATTGcggtccttgacttataagtcaatactttcgaccaacgctcagcgctattgccgtccttgacttataagtcaagcctttctcaatcagacAATGCAAACAGACATACATTATATAACAATTACCccaatacaaagcattcaacatgcttaatcaaacaatcacaagcattattataatcataatcataatcatgcgcatttacaagagcccaagccctaatcaaatctatattcgACGACCAAgccaagccttaatcacatacatcacatattgggttcaattttcttacctctgatccAAGCATAAGTTAAAtatgaatgaccctcgagcacgatcctgccccgagccctagCAGTATAGTCACAACCACTAGCAATAATCTCATTAAGATTcaatcccaaaaacaaacttcGGGACCACTCTCGTGCTCTTGGGACTTCCAATcccacccaacggggtggtggaacaaCCCCCCGAGCCCACAAGTCCTTCCCAAGCCCTAAAATTGGGTGTTACTAAGATTGGTATAGTGCATGAGCGACCAAGGATAGGGCAGGGGCGCCcaaccaagtcagagagccctcaAGACTTCCCCTGCATAGTGCAAGGGTACCCTAACCAAAATAGAGAGCCCCAAGCTTTCCTCAGTATAGCACA
It encodes the following:
- the LOC133799911 gene encoding uncharacterized protein LOC133799911, giving the protein MEFSYNNRCQSTIGLAPYEMLYGCKCRSPLHWDEIGKKQIVGPEAVGEASEVIEKIHQRMLTAQSRQKRYADLKKRDIAFSVGEFVSFRVSPIKGVMCFSKKGKLSLRYIGPFEILDRVWQVVYGLALPPTLSKTHNVFYISMLRKHMSDPSHVLSYEPLQLMQDLSYDEQFERIIEEGVKQLRFKKIPLVKVLWKNITKREATWELEEDMRERYSELFA